A region from the Lates calcarifer isolate ASB-BC8 linkage group LG2, TLL_Latcal_v3, whole genome shotgun sequence genome encodes:
- the ctsba gene encoding cathepsin B — MWRAALLLLAASLSVSLARPHLKPLSSEMVNYINKINTTWKAGHNFHNVDYSYIRSLCGTMLKGPKLPIMVQYAGDLKLPKSFDSREQWPNCPTLKEIRDQGSCGSCWAFGAAEAISDRVCIHSGGKVNVEISSQDLLTCCDSCGMGCNGGYPSAAWDFWTKEGLVTGGLYNSHIGCRPYTIEPCEHHVNGSRPPCTGEGGDTPQCIQQCESGYSPSYSEDKHYGKTSYSVEANEEQIQYEIYKNGPVEGAFIVYEDFVLYKSGVYQHVYGSAVGGHAIKVLGWGEEDGVPYWLCANSWNTDWGDNGYFKILRGSDHCGIESEIVAGIPK; from the exons ATGTGGCGTGCAGCCCTCCTGCTACTGGCTGCCAGCCTGTCGGTGAGCCTGGCCAGACCCCACCTCAAACCACTGTCCAGTGAGATGGTCAACTACATCAATAAGATTAACACTACATGGAag GCTGGTCATAACTTCCACAATGTTGACTACAGTTACATCCGGAGCCTGTGTGGTACGATGCTGAAGGGACCTAAACTGCCAATCAT GGTTCAGTATGCTGGAGACCTGAAGCTGCCTAAAAGCTTTGACTCCAGAGAGCAGTGGCCCAACTGTCCCACTCTGAAGGAGATCAGAGACCAGGGCTCCTGTGGATCCTGCTGG GCATTTGGTGCTGCTGAGGCCATCTCTGACCGTGTGTGTATTCACAGTGGTGGCAAGGTCAATGTGGAGATCTCCTCCCAGGATCTGCTGACCTGCTGTGACAGCTGTGGCATGGG ATGTAATGGTGGCTACCCCTCAGCTGCCTGGGACTTCTGGACAAAAGAAGGTCTGGTCACTGGAGGTCTCTACAACTCCCACATTG GTTGCCGGCCCTACACCATCGAACCCTGTGAGCACCATGTGAATGGTAGCAGACCTCCCTGCACTGGAGAGGGTGGAGACACACCCCAGTGCATCCAACAGTGTGAATCTGGATACTCACCCAGCTACAGCGAGGACAAACATTATG GTAAGACTTCTTACAGCGTGGAGGCAAATGAGGAGCAGATTCAGTATGAGATTTATAAGAATGGCCCAGTGGAGGGAGCCTTCATCGTCTATGAAGACTTTGTACTGTACAAGTCCG GTGTGTATCAGCATGTGTATGGATCTGCTGTGGGTGGACATGCCATCAAGGTCCTGGGctggggagaggaggatggTGTTCCCTACTGGCTCTGTGCCAACTCCTGGAATACTGACTGGGGTGATAACG GATACTTCAAAATCCTGCGTGGGTCAGATCACTGTGGTATTGAGTCTGAGATTGTGGCAGGCATTCCCAAATAA